The following coding sequences lie in one Xanthomonas hyacinthi genomic window:
- the cysK gene encoding cysteine synthase A — MAIYDNILDTIGHTPIVKLQRLPPAHVSLYVKVEAFNPGGSVKDRLALAIVLDAEAKGLLKPGDTIVEATSGNTGVALAMVAAARGYKFVATMVETFSIERRKLMRAFGAKVILTPAAERGSGMVRKAEELAQQHGWFLARQFANPANPAYHRSTTAAEILRDFAGRRLDHFVSGWGTGGTLTGVGEVLRLVRPEVRITATEPAGAALLQGQEWKPHKIQGWTPDFVPEVLNREVYDEVLSVEDTDAISVSRRLAAEEGIFTGISGGATVATALRVAETAAPGSVILAMLPDTGERYFSTPLFADINEGSDDDWLAGLP; from the coding sequence ATGGCCATCTACGACAACATCCTCGACACCATCGGCCACACCCCGATCGTCAAGCTGCAGCGCCTGCCGCCCGCGCACGTGAGCCTGTACGTCAAGGTCGAGGCGTTCAATCCCGGCGGCTCGGTCAAGGACCGGCTGGCGCTGGCGATCGTGCTCGACGCCGAGGCCAAGGGCCTGCTCAAGCCCGGCGACACCATCGTCGAAGCCACCTCCGGCAATACCGGCGTGGCCCTGGCAATGGTCGCCGCCGCGCGCGGCTACAAGTTCGTGGCGACGATGGTGGAGACGTTCTCGATCGAGCGCCGCAAGCTGATGCGCGCGTTCGGCGCCAAGGTGATCCTGACCCCGGCCGCCGAGCGCGGCAGCGGCATGGTGCGCAAGGCCGAGGAACTGGCCCAGCAGCACGGCTGGTTCCTGGCCCGCCAGTTCGCCAACCCGGCCAACCCGGCCTACCACCGCAGCACCACCGCCGCAGAAATCCTGCGCGATTTCGCCGGCCGCCGGCTCGACCATTTCGTCAGCGGCTGGGGCACCGGCGGCACCCTCACCGGCGTCGGCGAAGTGCTGCGCCTGGTGCGTCCGGAAGTGCGCATCACCGCCACCGAGCCGGCCGGCGCCGCCCTGCTGCAGGGCCAGGAATGGAAGCCGCACAAGATCCAGGGCTGGACCCCGGACTTCGTGCCCGAGGTGCTCAACCGCGAGGTCTACGACGAGGTGCTGAGCGTGGAGGACACCGATGCGATCTCCGTTTCGCGCCGACTCGCCGCCGAGGAAGGCATCTTCACCGGCATCTCCGGCGGCGCCACCGTGGCCACCGCGCTGCGCGTGGCCGAGACCGCCGCACCCGGCTCGGTGATCCTGGCGATGCTGCCCGACACCGGCGAGCGCTACTTCTCCACCCCGCTGTTCGCCGACATCAACGAAGGCTCCGACGACGACTGGCTGGCGGGCCTGCCGTAA
- the cobA gene encoding uroporphyrinogen-III C-methyltransferase: MSPAPIALYPDLRERPVLVVGGGDAAERQVQALLAAGAAPRLGAPALTPALQAWADAGRLRWLRGSFDAAWLDAVWYLIAASDEPALNRLALQAAAAQRVLAQTAPGAAAPAAAPAAGDAQLDIGASAVAALAPPIRPGTVTLVGAGPGDPGLLTLNALHALRSADVVLHDRLVSAAILDLLPGTAEAIEVGKSASGHSVRQEQIHALMLEHARRGRRVVRLKGGDPFVFGRGGEELEYLRAHGVPYAVVPGITAALACAAYAGIPLTHREHAQSLRLVTAHCKESFDTLDWAALAQERQTLAVYMGVAGLDTVRARLLRAGRAADTPFALVENGARPQQRVVVGTLADLPDTARAHQVRSPALLILGEVAALATTLHWFGAAPLPAPPSPSPKPAVPTLAHAA; encoded by the coding sequence GTGAGTCCTGCCCCGATTGCGTTGTATCCGGACCTGCGCGAGCGGCCCGTGCTGGTGGTCGGCGGCGGTGACGCCGCCGAGCGCCAGGTGCAGGCATTGCTCGCGGCCGGCGCCGCGCCGCGGCTGGGCGCGCCGGCGCTGACCCCGGCACTGCAGGCCTGGGCCGACGCCGGACGCCTCCGGTGGCTGCGCGGTAGCTTCGATGCCGCCTGGCTGGACGCGGTGTGGTACCTGATCGCCGCCAGCGACGAGCCTGCACTGAACCGGCTGGCGCTGCAGGCGGCCGCCGCGCAGCGGGTGCTGGCGCAGACCGCGCCCGGCGCGGCCGCTCCGGCCGCCGCGCCCGCGGCAGGCGACGCGCAGCTCGACATCGGCGCATCCGCCGTCGCGGCGCTGGCGCCACCGATCCGTCCCGGCACGGTGACCCTGGTCGGCGCCGGCCCCGGCGATCCCGGGCTGCTGACGCTCAACGCGCTGCACGCGCTGCGCAGCGCCGACGTGGTCCTGCACGACCGCCTGGTCAGCGCCGCGATCCTGGACCTGCTGCCGGGCACCGCCGAGGCGATCGAAGTCGGCAAGTCGGCCAGCGGCCACAGCGTGCGCCAGGAGCAGATCCACGCGCTGATGCTGGAACACGCGCGGCGCGGCCGCCGCGTGGTGCGGCTGAAGGGCGGCGATCCGTTCGTGTTCGGCCGCGGCGGCGAGGAACTGGAATATCTGCGCGCGCACGGCGTGCCCTACGCGGTGGTGCCGGGCATCACCGCGGCGCTGGCCTGCGCGGCCTACGCCGGCATCCCGCTGACCCACCGCGAGCATGCGCAGTCGCTGCGCCTGGTCACCGCGCACTGCAAGGAATCGTTCGACACGCTGGACTGGGCCGCGCTGGCGCAGGAACGGCAGACCCTGGCGGTATACATGGGCGTGGCCGGGCTGGACACGGTGCGCGCGCGCCTGCTGCGCGCCGGCCGCGCCGCCGACACCCCCTTCGCGCTGGTGGAGAACGGCGCGCGTCCGCAGCAACGGGTGGTGGTCGGCACCCTGGCCGACCTGCCCGATACCGCCCGCGCGCATCAGGTGCGTTCGCCGGCGCTGCTGATCCTGGGCGAGGTCGCCGCACTGGCGACCACCCTGCACTGGTTCGGCGCCGCGCCGCTGCCCGCACCGCCCTCACCTTCCCCGAAGCCGGCCGTGCCTACCCTGGCCCACGCCGCCTGA
- a CDS encoding LysR family transcriptional regulator, with amino-acid sequence MTLTQLRYLVAIADADLNITLAAARVHATQPGLSKQLKQLEDELGFLLFVRKGRSLETVTPAGREVIERARAVLAEASNIRTYAANQRRESQGQLTLTTTHTQARFVLPPAVAQIKQAYPQVSVHLQQAAESAALDLLSQGDADIAIVSTAGSEPGAGIAVPLYRWRRLVLVPRGHALDLPKRVPDMAALAAQPLISYESSTRSGSSLQRAFSRLGLEPSIALTALDADLIKTYVRAGLGVGLLAEMAVHAGDTDLRAWPAPPEIPECIAWAVLPRDRVLRDYALELVHVLAPQIDTRDLRRVMEGNQEPDWPTPPSWEELTQTITS; translated from the coding sequence ATGACGCTGACCCAACTCCGCTACCTCGTCGCCATCGCCGATGCCGATCTCAACATCACCCTGGCGGCGGCGCGCGTGCACGCCACCCAGCCGGGGCTGTCCAAGCAGCTCAAGCAGCTGGAGGACGAACTCGGCTTCCTGCTGTTCGTGCGCAAGGGCCGCAGCCTGGAGACGGTGACCCCGGCCGGCCGCGAAGTGATCGAGCGCGCGCGTGCGGTGCTGGCCGAAGCCAGCAACATCCGCACCTACGCCGCCAACCAGCGCCGCGAGAGCCAGGGCCAGCTGACCCTGACCACCACCCACACGCAGGCGCGCTTCGTGCTGCCGCCGGCGGTGGCGCAGATCAAGCAGGCGTATCCGCAGGTCAGCGTGCACCTGCAGCAGGCGGCCGAGAGCGCGGCGCTGGACCTGCTCAGCCAGGGCGATGCCGACATCGCCATCGTCAGCACCGCCGGCAGCGAGCCGGGGGCCGGCATCGCGGTGCCGCTGTACCGCTGGCGGCGGCTGGTACTGGTGCCGCGCGGGCATGCGCTGGACCTGCCGAAGCGGGTGCCGGACATGGCCGCGCTGGCGGCGCAGCCGCTGATCAGCTACGAATCCTCGACCCGTTCCGGCTCCTCGCTGCAGCGCGCCTTCAGCCGGCTCGGGCTGGAGCCGAGCATCGCCCTGACCGCGCTCGACGCCGACCTGATCAAGACCTACGTGCGCGCCGGACTCGGCGTCGGCCTGCTCGCGGAGATGGCGGTGCATGCCGGCGACACCGACCTGCGCGCCTGGCCGGCGCCGCCGGAGATCCCCGAGTGCATCGCCTGGGCGGTGCTGCCGCGCGACCGCGTGCTGCGCGACTACGCGCTGGAGCTGGTGCATGTGCTGGCCCCGCAGATCGATACCCGCGACCTGCGCCGGGTCATGGAGGGCAACCAGGAACCGGACTGGCCGACCCCGCCGAGCTGGGAAGAACTGACCCAGACCATCACCAGCTGA
- a CDS encoding porin yields MACRPTLPRSIVFLALSTCLSPAFAVELGEHFTLSGFGTLAALRTDTDDARYIRESQNRGAGDALNFATDSNFGLQLTGKANDWLSATVQTVTKRRSDAYNATQVDWAFVKVQPIANLSVRAGLTTLPTFAISDSRSIGYANPWIHAPNEVYGIAFVDRLTGVDASYAHDLGGGTVKLTVLAGSSQFTFETGGVIYKQDMKRLRGASLQWENDWLSLRAGRVQGRPQLPAFFGADNEVFTFDGFGAVLNHSNVLLQAEYVMRRSDKLPALIDADAWYVLGGYRIGDFQPFVSYAKLDPADGAAPSNGRQTTTSLGLRWDFHRSFALKGQWDMVDTHGTPGVSFNDIRPGFDGKVNVFALALDFVF; encoded by the coding sequence ATGGCCTGCCGTCCCACCTTGCCTCGTTCGATCGTCTTCCTGGCGTTGAGCACCTGCCTGTCGCCGGCGTTCGCCGTCGAACTCGGCGAGCATTTCACGCTCAGCGGTTTCGGAACCCTTGCCGCGCTGCGCACGGATACCGACGATGCCCGCTACATCCGCGAATCGCAGAACCGAGGCGCTGGCGATGCGCTGAATTTTGCGACCGATTCCAATTTCGGCCTGCAGCTCACCGGCAAGGCCAACGATTGGCTGTCGGCGACCGTGCAGACCGTCACCAAACGCCGTTCCGATGCCTACAACGCCACGCAGGTGGATTGGGCTTTCGTGAAAGTACAACCGATCGCAAACCTGAGCGTGCGTGCCGGCCTGACGACGCTGCCGACCTTCGCCATTTCCGACTCGCGCAGCATCGGTTACGCCAATCCATGGATCCATGCGCCCAATGAGGTATACGGCATCGCGTTCGTGGATCGGCTCACCGGCGTCGACGCCAGCTATGCCCACGATCTGGGCGGCGGTACCGTCAAGCTCACTGTGCTGGCCGGCAGCTCGCAATTCACGTTCGAGACGGGCGGGGTGATCTACAAGCAGGACATGAAGCGCCTGCGCGGCGCCAGCTTGCAATGGGAAAACGACTGGCTCAGCCTGCGCGCCGGGCGTGTGCAAGGCCGTCCGCAGCTGCCTGCGTTCTTTGGCGCCGACAACGAGGTCTTTACGTTCGACGGTTTCGGCGCGGTCTTGAACCACAGCAATGTGCTGCTGCAGGCCGAATATGTGATGCGCCGCTCGGACAAGCTGCCCGCGTTGATCGACGCCGATGCATGGTACGTCCTCGGCGGCTACCGCATCGGCGATTTCCAGCCGTTCGTCAGCTACGCCAAGCTCGACCCGGCCGATGGCGCGGCTCCCAGCAATGGCCGCCAGACCACCACCTCGCTGGGACTGCGCTGGGACTTCCATCGCTCCTTCGCGCTGAAGGGGCAATGGGACATGGTCGATACGCATGGGACCCCGGGTGTGAGCTTCAACGACATCAGGCCGGGCTTCGACGGCAAGGTCAATGTCTTCGCCCTGGCACTCGATTTCGTGTTCTAA
- a CDS encoding methyl-accepting chemotaxis protein codes for MRRWMTRSRYCSSIEAPLGQQLGRYPMSATTRRLFLPGVGAIARFNGRLSGRLRHLSIRAKILLLPAIALLGLVGYSIHTMVVSRGNIQTLERFADHALPVMSLAAQASQGLVETQATFTQALGDKDEFLLEDAIKAGQATRAKIVAIKSKDPSYAQRIDQLVAIWDRYVEKSRLAVAGVIGGDGDMSAFQTLVGDKQAAYRKVHEALTRLGADSESSFKNALDDAAGKANRAAWIGVWTTLALLLLTAFAALLIDAAIRQPIERLNQAIGQVARGDFTVRVEDAGRDAISTMCRSFNALLVALNAAIGETNHVLAAVGRGDFGQRVRADLPGDLAELKRGVNAGADSVQRTMDALDAVMEALSAGNFEVRMSQDVQGESSAKVDRAMCLLQESLEQLKRSLSATAAGDFSQRIETDLPGDLGALKQAVNQSLDGLDQAFADITATTHALAQGDLTRRMRGTYSGALRELAQSLDGSLDSLGQVICEVAETAADVSLGVNEIAAGNADLSVRTERQAAALEQSTASIGSLLESSRQAADNSRQTSELTQSALSGSRDGAEVVGKAGHSMQEINLSSKRIGDIVGLIDSVAFQTNLLALNAAVEAARAGEYGRGFAVVAGEVRNLAHRTAASAKEIRGLIGESNQRVAEGTELVNATRSQLQAINQTNERVAVLSRAAAAAAQDQSQGLQELSRAVADLEAVNQQNSALVEEVAASSDTLRERAQLLEQTVARFRLQGATSDAGALRAMPMAS; via the coding sequence ATGCGGCGGTGGATGACTCGGTCAAGGTACTGCTCAAGTATTGAAGCGCCGCTCGGTCAACAATTGGGGAGATATCCGATGTCAGCAACGACAAGACGCCTGTTCCTGCCCGGCGTAGGCGCGATTGCACGTTTCAATGGGCGCCTGTCCGGGCGCCTGCGCCATCTGTCCATCCGCGCCAAGATCCTGCTGCTGCCGGCCATCGCCCTGCTGGGTCTGGTCGGCTACAGCATCCATACGATGGTGGTGTCGCGCGGCAACATCCAAACGCTCGAACGTTTCGCCGACCATGCGCTGCCGGTGATGTCGCTGGCCGCGCAGGCCAGCCAGGGGCTGGTCGAGACCCAGGCCACGTTCACCCAGGCGCTGGGCGACAAGGACGAGTTCCTGCTCGAGGATGCGATCAAGGCCGGGCAGGCCACGCGGGCGAAGATCGTGGCGATCAAGTCCAAGGATCCTTCCTATGCGCAGCGGATCGACCAGCTGGTGGCGATATGGGACCGCTATGTCGAGAAAAGCCGGCTGGCGGTCGCTGGCGTGATCGGTGGCGACGGCGACATGAGTGCGTTCCAGACGCTGGTCGGCGACAAGCAGGCGGCCTACCGGAAGGTCCACGAAGCCTTGACCAGGCTGGGCGCGGACAGCGAATCCAGCTTCAAGAACGCGCTGGACGATGCGGCCGGGAAAGCCAACCGCGCGGCATGGATAGGCGTGTGGACGACCTTGGCGCTGCTGTTGCTGACGGCCTTCGCCGCGCTGTTGATCGATGCCGCGATCAGGCAGCCGATCGAGCGCCTGAACCAGGCGATCGGCCAGGTCGCGCGCGGCGATTTCACGGTACGCGTGGAAGACGCCGGGCGCGATGCGATCAGCACCATGTGTCGCTCGTTCAATGCCCTGCTGGTAGCGCTCAATGCGGCGATCGGCGAAACCAATCATGTGCTCGCGGCGGTAGGCCGCGGCGACTTCGGCCAACGCGTACGCGCCGACCTGCCCGGCGACCTGGCCGAGCTCAAGCGCGGCGTCAACGCTGGCGCCGACAGCGTGCAGCGGACCATGGATGCCTTGGACGCGGTGATGGAGGCGTTGTCCGCCGGCAATTTCGAGGTGCGCATGAGCCAGGACGTGCAAGGAGAATCGAGCGCCAAGGTGGACCGCGCGATGTGCCTGCTGCAGGAGTCGCTGGAGCAACTCAAGCGCAGCCTGTCGGCGACCGCCGCGGGCGACTTCAGCCAGCGCATCGAGACCGACCTGCCCGGCGACCTGGGCGCACTCAAGCAGGCGGTCAACCAGTCGCTGGACGGGCTCGATCAGGCCTTCGCCGACATCACCGCGACCACGCACGCGCTGGCGCAAGGCGACTTGACCCGGCGCATGCGCGGTACCTACTCCGGGGCCCTGCGCGAACTGGCGCAAAGCCTCGACGGTTCGCTCGACAGCCTGGGGCAAGTGATCTGCGAAGTGGCCGAGACCGCAGCGGACGTGAGCCTCGGCGTCAACGAGATCGCCGCGGGCAATGCCGACCTGTCGGTGCGCACCGAACGTCAGGCGGCGGCATTGGAACAGAGCACGGCCAGCATCGGCAGTCTGCTGGAATCCTCGCGGCAGGCCGCCGACAACAGCCGCCAGACCAGTGAGCTTACCCAGAGCGCGTTGAGCGGATCTCGCGATGGCGCCGAGGTGGTCGGCAAAGCCGGGCATTCGATGCAAGAGATCAACCTGTCCAGCAAGCGGATCGGCGATATCGTCGGGCTGATCGACTCGGTGGCGTTCCAGACCAACCTGTTGGCCTTGAACGCGGCGGTCGAGGCCGCGCGAGCGGGCGAGTACGGCCGCGGCTTTGCGGTCGTGGCCGGCGAGGTCCGGAATCTGGCGCACCGTACCGCGGCCTCGGCCAAGGAGATTCGCGGGCTGATCGGCGAGTCCAACCAGCGCGTTGCCGAAGGCACGGAGCTGGTCAACGCGACGCGCAGCCAGCTGCAGGCGATCAACCAGACCAACGAACGCGTCGCGGTGCTGTCGCGCGCGGCGGCGGCGGCGGCGCAGGATCAATCGCAAGGGCTGCAGGAGTTGAGCCGTGCGGTCGCCGATCTGGAGGCGGTGAATCAGCAGAACAGTGCGCTGGTGGAGGAGGTGGCCGCGTCCAGCGATACCTTGCGCGAGCGCGCGCAGCTACTGGAGCAGACGGTAGCGCGTTTCCGTTTGCAGGGCGCCACGTCCGACGCCGGCGCGCTCAGAGCGATGCCGATGGCATCGTGA
- the arsH gene encoding arsenical resistance protein ArsH encodes MRTAAVSVDLSELPNLDPAAFVRPDPLALSAARAAHPPRLLLLYGSLRERSYSKLLALEAARLLQAMGAETRLFDPTGLPLPDAVPDSDAKVQELRQLALWSEGMVWSSPERHGAMSAVLKAQIDWIPLSQGALRPTQGKTLALLQVSGGSQSFNALNQMRVLGRWMRMLTIPNQSSVAKAWQEFDTPGRMRPSAYYDRVVDVMEELVKFTLLTRDLAPHLVDRYSERLPGSETLAAASGAAPGAAAATA; translated from the coding sequence ATGCGGACGGCCGCCGTGTCGGTTGACCTGTCCGAGCTGCCGAACCTGGACCCGGCCGCGTTCGTGCGCCCGGATCCGCTGGCGCTGAGCGCCGCCCGCGCCGCGCATCCGCCGCGCCTCCTGCTGCTGTACGGCTCGCTGCGCGAGCGCTCCTACAGCAAGCTGCTGGCGCTGGAAGCGGCGCGGCTGCTGCAGGCGATGGGCGCGGAAACGCGCCTGTTCGATCCCACCGGCCTGCCGCTGCCCGATGCCGTGCCCGACAGCGATGCGAAGGTGCAGGAACTGCGCCAGCTGGCCCTGTGGAGCGAAGGCATGGTCTGGTCGTCGCCGGAACGGCACGGCGCGATGAGCGCGGTGCTCAAGGCGCAGATCGACTGGATCCCGCTCAGCCAGGGCGCGTTGCGCCCTACCCAGGGCAAGACCCTGGCGCTGCTGCAGGTGTCCGGCGGCTCGCAGTCGTTCAATGCGCTCAACCAGATGCGCGTGCTCGGCCGCTGGATGCGCATGCTGACCATCCCCAACCAGTCGTCGGTGGCCAAGGCCTGGCAGGAATTCGACACGCCTGGGCGGATGCGTCCGTCGGCGTACTACGACCGGGTGGTGGATGTGATGGAGGAACTGGTCAAGTTCACCCTGCTCACCCGCGACCTGGCGCCGCACCTGGTCGACCGCTACAGCGAGCGCCTGCCCGGGAGCGAGACCCTGGCCGCGGCATCCGGCGCCGCCCCGGGCGCAGCCGCCGCGACGGCATGA
- the arsC gene encoding arsenate reductase (glutaredoxin) (This arsenate reductase requires both glutathione and glutaredoxin to convert arsenate to arsenite, after which the efflux transporter formed by ArsA and ArsB can extrude the arsenite from the cell, providing resistance.): MSPITIYHNPACGTSRNVLGLIRNSGAEPSVVEYLKTPPDRATLQALIAALGIPLREAIRHKGTPYAELGLDDPALDDNALLDAMLQHPILINRPIVVTALGTRLCRPSETVLDILPSPQRGAFAKEDGEPLIDADGRRVG; the protein is encoded by the coding sequence ATGAGCCCCATCACGATCTACCACAACCCCGCCTGCGGCACCTCGCGCAATGTCCTCGGACTGATCCGCAACAGCGGCGCGGAACCGAGCGTGGTCGAATACCTGAAAACCCCGCCGGACCGCGCCACCCTGCAGGCGCTGATCGCGGCGCTGGGCATTCCGCTGCGCGAGGCGATCCGGCACAAGGGCACGCCCTACGCCGAACTGGGCCTGGACGACCCGGCGCTGGACGACAACGCGCTGCTGGACGCGATGCTGCAGCACCCGATCCTGATCAACCGGCCGATCGTGGTCACCGCGCTGGGCACGCGCCTGTGCCGGCCGTCGGAAACGGTGCTGGATATCCTGCCCTCGCCGCAGCGCGGCGCCTTCGCCAAGGAAGACGGCGAACCGCTGATCGATGCGGACGGCCGCCGTGTCGGTTGA
- a CDS encoding ArsR/SmtB family transcription factor, with amino-acid sequence MDANHTVAALRALAHAHRLAAYRALVQAGPDGMAVGELRAALGLAPATLTAHLHVLRGAGLIADERQGRVIRLRADYARMDALIGFLTENCCGNGTCPLPDAAAPSAACTA; translated from the coding sequence ATGGACGCCAACCACACCGTTGCCGCCTTGCGCGCGCTGGCTCACGCGCACCGCCTGGCCGCCTACCGCGCCCTGGTCCAGGCCGGGCCGGACGGGATGGCGGTGGGCGAACTGCGCGCCGCGTTGGGGCTGGCGCCGGCTACGCTGACCGCGCACCTGCACGTGCTGCGCGGTGCCGGCCTGATCGCCGACGAACGCCAGGGCCGGGTGATCCGGCTGCGCGCCGACTACGCGCGCATGGACGCGCTGATCGGCTTCCTGACCGAGAACTGCTGCGGCAACGGCACCTGCCCGCTGCCCGACGCTGCAGCGCCCAGCGCCGCGTGCACGGCATAG
- a CDS encoding DUF2946 family protein produces MLLWGTLAMLAIVLMLAVPLLSRWRQARSGDWAAAAAGALCTSRGLQSILPLPAVGLPAHHAGAHDDGGMLHEQACDYCLLAARLLPLLALLWLVLPWLRQRAPLASPRPPVVDTGTWRAHAARGPPLHS; encoded by the coding sequence ATGTTGCTCTGGGGAACGCTCGCCATGCTGGCGATCGTGCTGATGCTGGCTGTGCCGTTGCTGAGCCGCTGGCGGCAGGCGCGGTCCGGCGACTGGGCCGCTGCCGCGGCGGGGGCGCTGTGCACCAGCCGCGGCCTGCAATCGATCCTGCCGTTGCCGGCCGTGGGGTTGCCTGCCCACCACGCCGGCGCCCATGACGACGGCGGCATGCTGCACGAGCAGGCCTGCGACTACTGCCTGCTGGCCGCGCGCCTGCTGCCCTTGCTGGCGCTGCTGTGGCTGGTGTTGCCCTGGTTGCGCCAGCGCGCGCCGCTGGCCTCGCCGCGCCCGCCGGTGGTGGACACGGGCACCTGGCGCGCTCACGCCGCACGTGGGCCTCCACTGCACTCCTGA
- a CDS encoding TonB-dependent receptor → MIRFFSVPRMAAYGCVCVAASVTAPSYAADSGVQPPAGDSALTLGKVQVSANPLSLPTARSVLSSVDILGGDLLQDQHVDYSWELLMRAPGVQVTQFKMGTDAGRFSFRGFNGEGRVNAVKLLIDGVPSNDNAGGMPYLDAVFPLDIAAIEIVRGTNDPRYGLDAIAGSVDVLTRSGGNDGRASVTAGSFGTREVQASQGIERGGWSQNYFAAWRDSDGYRDHADARKRAFAGKWFYTAPDLAWRAGLSARYYRNAALEAGYLDYASAQRAPRSSPDYARDDRSGRQTGQLSLHLDAQLADAVQGSAKLYWNRYQNQRWVRFTAAGAQQERDTDETQRGFLAKASWRPEVDWATSFALEGGIDAQWQDNTSQRYRTVARVRTAPLRDWDFDLDTRGAYVQAVIRPFERLQLVPGYRVDWVDGSFRDRLGGARYPAYAYGAIQQPKLSAVFALTAQSSVYANLGRTFQIGSGNGAYRSQPGNLAPSYNDGWEAGLKFADGRRLDARIAYWEQRASDEVATILGVDGTVGTGEVGNVGKTLRRGWDAQLNLRADERWTLWLAYSRQRALIVTPDPSAPATRGKEIENVPHYLASAGIDWQATPRLKLSAWGNAQGDYYVERSNTLGRYGGYALANLGATWAWRAQRELSLQLKNLSDRHYVYAWYDSGSSGYSPGDGRALYASLSWGW, encoded by the coding sequence ATGATCCGTTTCTTTTCCGTGCCGCGCATGGCGGCGTACGGCTGCGTCTGTGTCGCGGCCAGCGTGACCGCGCCGAGCTACGCTGCCGATAGCGGCGTGCAGCCGCCCGCCGGCGATTCCGCATTGACCCTGGGCAAGGTCCAGGTCAGCGCCAATCCGCTGTCCTTGCCCACCGCGCGCAGCGTCCTGAGTTCCGTGGACATCCTCGGCGGCGACCTGTTGCAGGACCAGCACGTGGACTACAGCTGGGAGCTGCTGATGCGCGCGCCCGGCGTGCAGGTCACCCAGTTCAAGATGGGCACCGATGCCGGCCGCTTCTCGTTCCGCGGCTTCAACGGCGAAGGCCGGGTCAACGCGGTCAAGCTGCTGATCGACGGGGTTCCCAGCAACGACAACGCCGGCGGCATGCCGTACCTGGACGCAGTGTTTCCGCTGGACATCGCCGCGATCGAGATCGTGCGCGGCACCAACGATCCGCGCTACGGGCTGGACGCCATCGCCGGCAGCGTGGATGTGCTGACCCGCAGCGGCGGCAACGACGGCCGCGCCAGCGTCACCGCCGGCAGCTTCGGCACCCGTGAGGTGCAGGCCAGCCAGGGCATCGAGCGCGGCGGCTGGAGCCAGAACTATTTCGCCGCCTGGCGCGACAGCGACGGCTACCGCGATCACGCCGACGCGCGCAAGCGCGCGTTCGCCGGCAAATGGTTCTATACCGCGCCGGACTTAGCCTGGCGCGCCGGGCTCAGCGCACGCTATTACCGCAACGCCGCGCTGGAGGCGGGCTATCTGGATTACGCCAGCGCGCAACGCGCGCCGCGCAGCTCGCCGGACTATGCGCGCGACGACCGCAGCGGGCGCCAGACCGGGCAGCTGAGCCTGCACCTGGACGCACAGTTGGCCGACGCCGTGCAGGGCAGCGCCAAGCTGTACTGGAATCGCTACCAGAACCAGCGCTGGGTGCGCTTCACCGCCGCCGGCGCGCAGCAGGAACGCGATACCGACGAAACCCAGCGCGGTTTCCTGGCCAAGGCCAGCTGGCGTCCCGAGGTGGACTGGGCGACGTCGTTCGCGCTGGAAGGCGGCATCGACGCGCAATGGCAGGACAACACCTCGCAACGCTATCGCACCGTGGCGCGGGTGCGCACCGCGCCGTTGCGCGATTGGGATTTCGACCTGGACACGCGCGGCGCCTACGTGCAGGCGGTGATCCGCCCGTTCGAGCGCTTGCAGCTGGTGCCGGGCTACCGTGTGGACTGGGTCGACGGCAGCTTCCGCGATCGGCTCGGCGGCGCGCGCTATCCGGCCTACGCCTACGGCGCGATCCAGCAACCCAAGCTCAGCGCGGTGTTCGCGCTGACCGCGCAGAGCAGCGTCTATGCCAACCTCGGCCGCACCTTCCAGATCGGCAGCGGCAACGGCGCCTACCGCAGCCAGCCCGGCAACCTGGCGCCGTCCTACAACGACGGCTGGGAAGCCGGATTGAAGTTCGCCGACGGCAGGCGGCTGGATGCGCGCATCGCCTACTGGGAGCAGCGCGCCTCCGACGAGGTGGCGACCATCCTCGGCGTCGATGGCACGGTCGGCACTGGCGAGGTCGGCAACGTCGGCAAGACCTTGCGTCGCGGCTGGGATGCGCAGCTGAACCTGCGTGCGGACGAACGCTGGACGCTGTGGCTGGCGTATTCGCGGCAGCGCGCGCTCATCGTCACCCCCGATCCGAGCGCGCCGGCCACGCGCGGCAAGGAGATCGAGAACGTGCCGCACTACCTGGCCAGCGCCGGCATCGACTGGCAGGCCACGCCGCGGCTGAAGCTGTCGGCCTGGGGCAATGCGCAGGGCGACTACTACGTGGAGCGCAGCAATACGCTGGGCCGCTACGGCGGCTATGCGCTGGCCAACCTGGGGGCGACCTGGGCGTGGCGCGCGCAGCGCGAGCTGTCGCTGCAGCTGAAGAACCTGAGCGACCGCCACTACGTCTACGCCTGGTACGACAGCGGTTCCTCCGGCTACTCGCCGGGCGATGGCCGCGCGTTGTACGCCAGCCTCAGCTGGGGTTGGTGA